In one window of Pseudobdellovibrionaceae bacterium DNA:
- the rsmH gene encoding 16S rRNA (cytosine(1402)-N(4))-methyltransferase RsmH, with translation MAHIPVLLDEVLAMVKAMPGDPRYILDGTFGRGGHARAIMNEFAEAKYVAIDQDLDAVNFAKDNFSNEIAGGRFYILHANFSDTASVSAALTEIVGEQGFDLILLDLGVSSPQLDQSERGFSFYNDGPLDMRMNQNASLSAAEVVNSWSEQELRDLFFELGEIRRPGRVVTAILQQRKNQPFSTTQQLSSLIEKTEGWRKKGHHPATNYFLALRLCVNSELEAVRAALPELIKMLADGGRLMVISFHSLEDRIVKYALRDAKASGLGVLVNKKVIIPSREEQKSNPRSRSAKLRVFERRQTKEGVHG, from the coding sequence ATGGCACATATACCTGTTTTACTAGATGAAGTCCTTGCCATGGTTAAAGCCATGCCCGGAGATCCTAGATATATTTTAGATGGCACCTTTGGTCGTGGTGGGCATGCGCGGGCGATCATGAATGAATTTGCAGAGGCCAAATATGTGGCTATCGATCAAGATCTCGATGCCGTGAATTTTGCCAAAGATAATTTTTCAAATGAAATCGCTGGCGGTCGTTTTTATATCTTACACGCCAACTTTTCTGATACCGCCTCGGTATCGGCTGCACTCACTGAAATTGTCGGTGAGCAAGGCTTTGACTTGATACTCCTAGACTTGGGCGTGAGCTCTCCGCAGCTTGATCAAAGTGAACGAGGCTTTAGTTTTTATAATGATGGTCCCCTCGATATGCGCATGAACCAGAATGCATCACTATCGGCCGCGGAAGTTGTAAATAGTTGGTCTGAACAAGAGTTGCGAGATTTATTTTTTGAGTTGGGCGAGATTCGAAGGCCAGGGCGTGTGGTGACGGCCATTTTACAGCAGCGGAAAAATCAACCCTTCTCAACAACTCAACAGCTTTCGTCGCTTATAGAGAAGACCGAGGGGTGGCGAAAGAAGGGCCACCATCCAGCGACAAATTATTTTTTAGCCCTCCGGCTTTGTGTGAACAGCGAGTTAGAGGCCGTAAGAGCGGCTTTGCCTGAGCTAATCAAGATGTTGGCTGATGGTGGGCGGTTGATGGTGATCAGCTTTCACTCGCTTGAAGATAGAATCGTAAAATATGCGCTTCGCGATGCCAAGGCGTCAGGCTTAGGGGTGTTGGTAAACAAAAAAGTCATTATTCCCAGCCGTGAAGAGCAAAAATCAAATCCAAGATCAAGAAGTGCCAAGCTTCGCGTGTTTGAGCGGCGTCAAACCAAGGAAGGTGTCCATGGGTAA